The genomic segment AATAGTAGCCGAGCCCTTCCCAGGCCTTAATCACCTCTTCTTCCGGCGCCTCGGCCAGCGCCGTTATCGTCGGAAACTTGGTCATGAAACGGTTGAAATAAGGGATGACCGTATCGACACGCGTCTGTTGAAGCATGATCTCGGACACCCAGATATGGTACGGATCCCGGCTGCGCCGCCAGGGCAGGTCCCTCTTGGCCTGCTTGTACCATTGCAGCAGCTCGCCGCTGAAAAACGATTTGATCTCGAGTTCGTTCAAGCTCCCGGCCCTCCCTTTTTTTGCGATTCGGCATGGCCCTCGTCGTCTTTGGCCCCGCCGGCGCCGAGTCCGAGCACCAGCTTTTTGTAGCGGCTGGGCGTGAGGCCTGTATAGGCTTTAAACATTCTCGAAAAGTAGTAGATCTTCATGCCGATGCGCGCCGCGGCGTCCGACACGTTGCAGGCGGGATCCGCGAGCAGCGTCCGTGCGATCTCCAGCCTTCGCTGATTCACATATTGTATCGGCGAGCAGCCCATCAATCCTTTGAAAAAAACGATAAAATAGTTTGGATGCAAATAAATGAGCCCCGCCAGATGCTCAACGGTAATCGTGTCGGCCAGATGCTCGTCCACATAGCTAAGCACGATCTCCAGCTTTTCGAATTCCGGGGACAGCGGCGCCCGTCTCTCGGAGTCGGCGACGAAGTAATCGATGAATATGCCGATAAGCTCCATAAAGGAGGTCTTGATTCGAAGTCGGGCCGACGGCTGCTGCGAGAACAGGTTGCTCCGGATCCGGGCGAACATCGCGATCGCCTCGCGCGGATCGGGAATGCGCACATGCTCGGGCAAGCCGATTGCCTGATAGAGCGCCCGGTCGGCATAACTCGCGCGGAAGTGGCACCACCAATACGACAGATTATCGCCCGGGCTGGGCTCGATCCAATGCGCCTTGCCTGCCAGCAGGAAGCTGAACGTCCCCGCATCCATGGAAAAAGACCGGTCTTCCATATGCAGCAGGCCGCTGCCGCCGGTCACGAGCAACGCCCGATTGCAGTCGTAAACTTCCGGTCGTCCCTCTTCTACGCCCGCATGTTCCTCGAAGGAAGCGGCGGCGACCTCGAACTGCATCTTTTCGAGATGATTCATTAATATGTTAAAATAGCGTATGCTCATCGTTTGCACTCCAGGAAGCTTGTCTTAAGATGTCTATTAGGTTCTATTTATTATACTTAACATTGGGAGTCGGGTAAATTTGAAAAAATATGCCTTCGCGCGTCGCGGATTGCGGATCGCAGCGGCTTCTGCCTTGATCGGGGCTCTTCTATTGACGGCGGCTTGCGGCAAAGGCAAGACGGAGGAAAATGCCAAGCCGTCGCTGCCGGCCGGCCCGGCGGAAACGATCGCGCTGTACCGCAGCAATTGCATCTCCTGTCATGGAGGCGGCCTTGAAGGCACAATGGGGCCGGATACGGATCTTCGCTCCGTCGGCGCGCGTCTGACGGAGGTTCAGATCGCGGCCCAGATTACGAACGGGGGACAGTTAATGCCCGCCCTA from the Cohnella hashimotonis genome contains:
- a CDS encoding helix-turn-helix domain-containing protein, with amino-acid sequence MSIRYFNILMNHLEKMQFEVAAASFEEHAGVEEGRPEVYDCNRALLVTGGSGLLHMEDRSFSMDAGTFSFLLAGKAHWIEPSPGDNLSYWWCHFRASYADRALYQAIGLPEHVRIPDPREAIAMFARIRSNLFSQQPSARLRIKTSFMELIGIFIDYFVADSERRAPLSPEFEKLEIVLSYVDEHLADTITVEHLAGLIYLHPNYFIVFFKGLMGCSPIQYVNQRRLEIARTLLADPACNVSDAAARIGMKIYYFSRMFKAYTGLTPSRYKKLVLGLGAGGAKDDEGHAESQKKGGPGA
- a CDS encoding c-type cytochrome, with the translated sequence MKKYAFARRGLRIAAASALIGALLLTAACGKGKTEENAKPSLPAGPAETIALYRSNCISCHGGGLEGTMGPDTDLRSVGARLTEVQIAAQITNGGQLMPALKDRLTSQEIDKIAAWLAALH